A portion of the Lolium rigidum isolate FL_2022 chromosome 1, APGP_CSIRO_Lrig_0.1, whole genome shotgun sequence genome contains these proteins:
- the LOC124692834 gene encoding glycine--tRNA ligase, chloroplastic/mitochondrial 2-like, whose product MAAATAIATGIGTGMAPLLSPGAATAAPSNRLIIPSALTAHSPLPAPTRRSPSRRRLLSAPAVARSDSDGPPDLSPCPSSPGNGTAASTSALTFQQAIQRLQEYWASVGCAVMQCSNTEVGAGTMNPLTFLRVLGPEPWNVAYVEPSVRPDDSRYGDNPNRLQRHTQFQVILKPDPGNSQDLFLHSLSALGINVCEHDIRFVEDNWESPVLGAWGLGWEVWMDGMEITQFTYFQQSGSLPLLPVSVEITYGLERILMSLQGVDHFKKIQYTEGITYGELFLENEKEMSAYYLEQANVDHIQKHFDDFEVEARSLLSLGLPIPAYDQVLKASHAFNILDSRGFVGVTERARYFGRMRSLARQCSQLWLKTREDIGYPLGIYQEANFIYPHNSEKLSRKEVLGQTQAHVFVLEIGTEELPPHDVVDATEQLEKSLVQILGKRRLSHGKVHSYGTPRRLAIIVENLSMKQMEEEVELRGPPVSKAFDQEGKPSKAAEGFCRKNNVHVDCLYRRIDGKTEYIYARVKESARYADEVLSEDLSTIISGISFPKSMRWNSNIVFSRPVRWIMALHGDLVVPFSFAGISSGNQSCGLRNSSLASFKVETAESYLRTVEKAGIVIDMQERKAKILDDSNILVKGVDGGFIAPDSLLQEVVNLVEAPLPILGRYDDSFLELPKDVLITVMQKHQKYFPVTSKSTGDLLPYFITVANGSISEEVVRKGNEAVLRARYEDAKFFYKMDTQKHLSDFRGQLKSILFHEKLGTMLDKMARVEGVVAELTLVLGINEMMITVIKDAAALAMSDLATSIVTEFTSLAGIMARHYALRDGLSEQIAEALFEITLPRFSGDVFPKTDAGIVLAVADRLDSLVGLFGAGCQPSSSNDPFGLRRISYGLVQILVENKKNFDLTKALTLVAEVQPIRIDNNVINEVLQFVTRRLEQLLVDEGINCEIVRSVLMERANCPYLASQTAAEMEAFSRTEDFPKIVEAYSRPARIIRGKQIESAWEVDASVFEKDEEKALWSAYLEVADKIHPGVDVKTFADASLLLIQPLEDFFNNVFVMAEDEKIRNNRLALLRNIAGLTKGIADLSVLPGF is encoded by the exons ATGGCCGCGGCCACAGCCATAGCCACGGGCATCGGCACCGGCATGGCCCCTCTCCTCTCCCCCGGCGCCGCCACGGCAGCTCCCTCGAACCGACTAATCATCCCCTCTGCCCTCACCGCTCATTCTCCGCTTCCAGCCCCCACCCGCCGctcccctagccgccgccgcctcctatcTGCTCCGGCGGTGGCCCGGTCCGATTCCGATGGCCCCCCGGATCTCTCCCCCTGCCCCTCTTCACCCGGCAACGGCacggccgcctccacctccgcgctGACGTTCCAGCAGGCCATCCAACGGCTCCAGGAGTACTGGGCCTCCGTCGGATGCGCCGTCATGCAATGCAGTAACACCGAG GTTGGAGCAGGGACGATGAATCCTCTGACCTTCCTCAGAGTGCTTGGCCCCGAGCCATGGAACGTCGC TTATGTGGAACCAAGCGTGAGGCCAGATGATAGCCGCTACGGCGACAATCCTAACAGGCTTCAACGCCACACGCAGTTTCAG GTGATTTTGAAGCCCGATCCAGGGAATTCACAGGATCTCTTCCTGCATAGCCTGTCAGCATTAG GTATCAATGTTTGTGAACATGACATCCGTTTTGTCGAAGACAACTGGGAGAGTCCA GTTCTTGGTGCTTGGGGATTGGGCTGGGAGGTTTGGATGGATGGCATGGAAATCACACAATTCACATATTTTCAGCAG TCAGGAAGTCTTCCCTTGCTGCCAGTTTCTGTCGAAATTACATATGGACTTGAACGTATCCTCATGTCACTTCAG GGAGTAGATCATTTCAAAAAGATACAATACACAGAAGGAATTACGTATGGAGAACTATTCCTTGAGAATGA GAAAGAGATGAGTGCATATTATTTGGAGCAAGCAAATGTTGATCACATTCAAAAGCACTTCGACGATTTTGAAGTAGAGGCTCGCTCTTTATTATCACTTGGGCTGCCAATTCCTGC GTACGACCAGGTTCTGAAGGCCTCTCATGCTTTTAATATTTTAGATTCTAGAGGCTTTGTTGGTGTAACTGAGCGTGCAAGATATTTTGGTCGCATGCGGAG TCTTGCTCGCCAATGTTCTCAGCTTTGGTTGAAAACACGAGAGGACATTGGTTATCCATTGGGCATTTACCAAGAGGCTAATTTTATATATCCCCATAACTCTGAAAAGCTTAGTAGAAAG GAAGTGCTGGGGCAGACACAGGCACATGTGTTTGTTCTTGAAATAGGAACAGAAGAGTTGCCACCCCATGATGTGGTAGACGCAACTGAACAA CTTGAGAAATCTCTAGTTCAAATACTAGGAAAGCGTAGACTGAGCCATGGGAAGGTGCACTCTTATGGGACGCCACGGAGATTAGCG ATTATTGTTGAAAATCTTAGTATGAAGCAAATGGAAGAAGAGGTTGAGTTACGTGGTCCACCAGTGTCTAAGGCATTTGACCAAGAGGGAAAACCGAGTAAG GCTGCTGAGGGTTTTTGTCGAAAGAATAATGTTCACGTAGATTGCTTATATAGAAGAATCGACG GTAAAACAGAATATATATATGCTCGTGTCAAAGAGTCTGCACGTTATGCTGATGAG GTCCTATCTGAAGATTTATCTACTATTATATCTGGTATTTCATTCCCGAAGTCTATGCGCTGGAACTCAAAT ATTGTGTTTAGTCGCCCTGTAAGATGGATCATGGCACTCCATGGAGATCTTGTCGTGCCATTTTCTTTTGCTGGCATCTCAAG TGGGAACCAGTCATGTGGACTTCGTAACTCCTCATTGGCGAGTTTTAAG GTGGAAACTGCAGAATCATATTTGCGCACTGTGGAAAAAGCTGGGATCGTGATTGATATGCAG GAGCGCAAAGCAAAAATCTTGGATGACTCTAATATATTGGTTAAAGGAGTTGATGGGGGTTTCATTGCACCTGATAGCTTGCTGCAGGAG GTTGTCAATCTTGTGGAGGCACCTCTTCCCATTCTTGGTCGATATGATGATTCCTTTTTAGAACTTCCAAAAGATGTATTAATAACG GTTATGCAGAAACACCAGAAGTATTTCCCTGTAACCTCCAAGTCTACAGGCGATCTGCTTCCATATTTTATTACT GTTGCTAATGGTTCTATTAGTGAAGAAGTGGTCCGTAAAGGCAATGAAGCTGTACTCAG GGCAAGGTATGAGGATGCCAAATTCTTTTATAAGATGGATACACAAAAGCATTTGTCTGACTTCCGAGGCCAGCTCAAGAGCATTCTCTTTCAT GAAAAACTTGGTACAATGCTCGACAAAATGGCGCGTGTTGAAGGTGTTGTTGCAGAGTTGACCCTTGTTCTCGGGATAAATGAGATGATGATCACAGTTATCAAAGATGCAGCTGCATTGGCTATGTCAGATCTTGCCACTTCCATTGTTACAGAATTTACTTCACTTGCTGGAATTATGGCACGCCATTATGCTTTAAGGGATGGTCTTTCAGAACAG ATTGCAGAAGCGCTATTTGAGATAACACTTCCAAGGTTCTCTGGTGACGTTTTTCCAAAAACGGATGCTGGAATAGTCCTTGCGGTTGCTGATAG ATTGGATAGTCTAGTGGGTCTGTTTGGAGCAGGATGTCAGCCAAGTTCTTCGAATGATCCATTTGGATTGAGAAGAATCTCTTATGGACTG GTCCAAATATTGGTTGAGAATAAGAAGAACTTTGACCTCACGAAGGCCTTGACTTTAGTGGCAGAGGTGCAGCCTATAAGAATAGACAATAACGTTATAAATGAG GTACTACAATTTGTAACCCGGAGACTGGAGCAACTTTTG GTTGATGAGGGAATTAACTGTGAAATAGTGCGGTCAGTGCTTATGGAGCGTGCAAACTGTCCTTACCTAGCATCACAAACAGCAGCTGAA ATGGAAGCATTTTCAAGAACTGAAGATTTTCCAAAAATCGTCGAGGCGTACTCAAGGCCAGCTCGAATTATACGTGGAAAACAAATCGAGTCTGCTTGGGAG GTCGATGCAAGCGTATTCGAGAAAGACGAAGAGAAAGCCTTATGGAGCGCCTACTTGGAGGTTGCTGATAAAATCCATCCTG GTGTCGATGTTAAAACCTTTGCCGACGCGTCTCTTCTCCTGATACAACCCCTCGAAGATTTCTTCAACAATGTTTTCGTCATGGCG GAGGATGAGAAAATTCGCAACAATCGTCTGGCGCTGCTAAGGAACATTGCAGGTTTGACCAAGGGGATAGCTGACCTCTCGGTTTTACCAGGGTTTTAA
- the LOC124683539 gene encoding glutaminyl-peptide cyclotransferase-like — protein sequence MTAGSRRRPPPPRRRASAAAAMAPLPLSVSASMVSTPPRYLRRPVVAASGAMLAALLFLTAAAAVWRPDYLPAALLRRSAPAAPAARFYSFDLVREYPHDPDAFTQGLLYAGNDTLFESTGLYHRSSVRKVDLQTGKVLVQHQMDGSMFGEGLTLLDDRLFQVTWLKNDGFIYDRHNFSKREKFTHKMRDGWGLATDGKVLFGSDGTSRLYQLDPDSLEVTKTVTVKYQDNEVSYINELEYINGEVWANVWQTDCIARVSHEDGLVLSWIFLHELRQHLLDTDYRAIDVLNGIAWDEENQRLFVTGKLWPKLYEIKLRPIDGPPDGSVEKLCPRASFYR from the exons ATGACCGCCGGCTCCCGCCGGAGGCCCCCGCCGCCCCGCCGTCgcgcctccgccgctgccgccatggCGCCTCTCCCCCTGTCCGTATCCGCCTCAATGGTCTCCACGCCGCCGCGCTACTTGCGCCGCCCGGTCGTCGCAGCATCTGGCGCCATGCTTGCCGCGCTCCTCTTCCTcaccgcggccgccgccgtcTGGCGCCCCGACTACCTCCCAGCAGCGCTCCTTCGCCGATCGGCGCCTGCTGCGCCCGCCGCCAGGTTCTACTCCTTCGACCTGGTCCGCGAGTACCCCCACGACCCTGACGCCTTCACCCAG GGTCTCTTGTATGCAGGAAATGACACTCTTTTCGAGTCCACTGGCCTTTATCACAGG TCGTCGGTCCGGAAGGTTGACCTTCAAACTGGAAAA GTTTTAGTTCAGCACCAAATGGATGGCAGTATGTTTGGGGAAGGTCTAACACTTCTCGATGACAG ATTGTTTCAAGTTACTTGGTTGAAGAATGATGGATTTATATACGACCGACATAACTTTAGCAAA CGTGAAAAGTTTACCCATAAAATGCGTGACGGGTGGGGGCTTGCTACTGATGGAAAAGTTCTATTTGGCAGTGATGGTACCTCGAGGTTGTACCAGCTGGATCCAGATTCACTTGAAG TGACGAAGACAGTAACTGTGAAATATCAAGACAATGAAGTTTCCTATATTAATGAACTGGAGtatataaatggtgaagtatgggCGAATGTCTGGCAG ACAGATTGCATAGCTAGAGTTTCCCATGAAGATGGCTTGGTCCTGAGCTGGATCTTTCTTCATGAGCTGAG GCAGCACTTGCTGGATACTGACTATAGG GCTATCGATGTTCTAAACGGTATAGCTTGGGATGAAGAAAACCAGAGATTGTTCG TGACCGGAAAATTGTGGCCAAAGCTTTACGAGATTAAGCTACGCCCGATCGATGGGCCACCAGATGGATCTGTAGAGAAGCTATGCCCAAGAGCGAGCTTTTACCGTTGA